One region of Triticum aestivum cultivar Chinese Spring chromosome 6B, IWGSC CS RefSeq v2.1, whole genome shotgun sequence genomic DNA includes:
- the LOC123133745 gene encoding BURP domain-containing protein 4, with protein MEQTGLCFLCFAFLLLLTCGESLEDKGYGASAYAVHWDPDHPHSEERGYGASAYAVHWDPDHPHSEEKGYGASAYAVHWDPDHPHSEENGYGASAYAVHWDPDHPQSEENGFGTSAYAVDWDPDHPHSASDVPEATAKHHQIKVQTGMLFLKKNLHVGTVLPKGTTFSRAGAPKPVDSISTPLESKHLRTILAHFKIHHGSMKAKQVAETLESCGKLDDKEEPHMCFTSREAMARFATKALGAIGARAAVTRIHGHETPNSMYAVAQIAQLSSNVVPCHPMDFPYEVFYCHRPKEVQALRVQLKGLKDGMPRVTATAMCHMNTSDWDGQYFELLGGERGETICHYMPTNYIMFYY; from the exons ATGGAACAAACTGGGCTGTGCTTTCTCTGTTTTGCCTTCTTGCTCCTTCTGACTTGTGGTGAATCTTTAG AAGATAAAGGTTATGGTGCAAGTGCATATGCTGTGCACTGGGACCCCGATCATCCACATTCAG AAGAGAGAGGTTACGGTGCAAGTGCATATGCTGTGCATTGGGACCCCGATCATCCACATTCCG AAGAAAAAGGTTATGGTGCAAGTGCATATGCTGTGCACTGGGACCCCGATCATCCGCATTCCG AAGAGAATGGTTATGGTGCAAGTGCATATGCTGTGCACTGGGACCCCGATCATCCACAGTCCG AAGAAAACGGTTTTGGTACGAGTGCGTATGCTGTGGACTGGGACCCCGATCATCCACATTCCG CTTCTGATGTTCCCGAAGCAACGGCAAAACACCATCAGATAAAAGTTCAAACTGGCATGTTGTTCCTGAAGAAAAATCTGCATGTTGGCACTGTACTTCCGAAAGGAACCACTTTTTCCCGAGCCGGTGCACCAAAGCCTGTCGATTCCATCTCTACTCCGTTGGAGTCGAAGCACTTGCGAACCATCCTTGCGCATTTCAAGATTCATCATGGCTCGATGAAGGCGAAGCAGGTAGCTGAGACCCTTGAGTCATGCGGCAAACTGGATGACAAGGAGGAGCCTCACATGTGCTTCACATCTCGTGAAGCAATGGCAAGGTTTGCGACCAAAGCATTAGGAGCAATCGGTGCACGAGCAGCCGTTACAAGGATTCATGGGCATGAGACCCCCAACTCCATGTACGCCGTTGCACAGATCGCCCAACTCAGCAGCAATGTGGTGCCATGCCACCCCATGGATTTTCCATATGAGGTTTTCTACTGCCATCGGCCGAAAGAGGTGCAGGCACTGAGGGTGCAACTCAAGGGCTTGAAAGATGGAATGCCGCGCGTGACGGCGACAGCCATGTGCCACATGAACACATCTGATTGGGACGGGCAGTACTTTGAGCTGTTGGGCGGGGAGCGTGGCGAAACCATTTGCCACTACATGCCAACAAACTACATAATGTTCTACTATTAG